From the Polaribacter gangjinensis genome, the window CTTTTATTGCTTCGATGGTTGCTTCATGATCTGTATCATCTCTAAAATCAAAAAGATTGTTTAGAAATGTTTTTGCATGAGTAAAAACTCTAGAAAAGTCTTCTTTTTTATTTTCAGAAATCGTTTTTTCTTCATTTTTACCATTTTGATTCGTGAAATCTTCTCTCATAATTGAATATTAAAAAATGTAAGATACAAAAATCTTACTAAGTTTTGCGGCTAAAATATTATTCTAAATAAATTTTATCAATCTCTAAACAAAAATCTTGTGCTTTTTTATTACCGATTAAAAATGCTATTTCCTCGAAACTATTCTCTGAAAAATTAGGCAAACTCAGCGATTTTCCTCTAAATTTTGGTTGCATTTCTGAAAGATTAACTTCGATAATTTCCCAATTATTGTTCGTTTGAAAAGTTGCAACATATGAATAATAATCACTCTGATTTTTTTTAATTCTCAGTTGATATGCATTTCCATCTCCTTTTAACCGAATTTTGATTTTAGTTGAAGAATTTATTTTCTTCTTTAGAAACTGATGTCTTACAGATGAAAATCCGCCATTATTTTCTAGAGATACATTTCCATAAAAAACGGCATTACCTTCGTTATTGATACTAAATTTTCCTGAAGATTTGCCTCCCATTACAACATCATTAACTACTTTCCAAACAGAAACATCTGTATCTCTTGAAAAATCAAAAATAAGCTGCCCTGAGTTCATGAATAAAGAAAGAAATAAAATTGAAGTTAAACTTTTTTGCATCGCGATTGTAAACATTACAAAAATACGTTTAAAAGGAGTGTAAATAAAAAAACTCCGTAAAAAATACGGAGTTTTATGTGACCGGGCTGGGATTCGAACCCAGGACCCTTTCATTAAAAGTGAAATGCTCTACCAACTGAGCTACCAGGTCTTCTTTTCTTTTTAGCGGGTGCAAATATATGAGTTATATTCTAAAAAACAAACCTATTTTTTATTTTGTTTCATTTAAATATGCCTCTCGTACTTTTTTGAAAAGGTTTGATGAATATACAAAATCCACAACCGCCTCATTATCAGTTCTAAATATATCTTCACTACTTCCTTCCCAAGCCTTTAATCCATTTTTTAAAAAAATAATTTTTTCTCCAATTTCCATTACAGAATTCATATCATGAGTATTTATAACAGTTGTAATGTTATATTCTTGGGTAATTTCTTGAATTAAATTATCAATAACAATAGCTGTTTGAGGGTCTAAACCAGAATTTGGTTCATCACAAAATAAATATTTTGGATTCATTACAATCGCTCGTGCAATGGCAACTCTTTTTTGCATTCCTCCTGATAATTCTGCTGGAATTTTTTTATTGGCATTCTCTAAATTGACTCTTTTTAAAACAAAATTCACACGATCTAACATTTCAGAATTTGTTTTTTTGGTAAACATTTTCAACGGAAACATTACATTTTCTTCTACAGTTTGAGAATCAAAAAGTGCACTTCCTTGAAAAACCATGCCAATTTCTTGTCTCCATTGACGTTTTTCTTCGGTTGTAAAATTCGTATTTATTCTTCCATCAAAAGAAATAAAACCCTCTTCTGGCGTATGTAAACCAATCAAAGATTTTAAAAAAACCGTTTTTCCAGAACCACTTTGACCGATGATTAAGCTTGTTTTTCCTGGTAAAAATTTTGCTGAAATTCCTTTTAAAATTTTAACTCCACCAAATCCTTTATGAATATTATCAACTTCTATCATAATTACGTCAACAGCATTTGAGTTAAGAAATAATTAAAAATTACAATCAAAATTGTGGTCCAAACAACAGATTTGGTACTTGCTTTTCCAACAGCAATCGAACCTCCTTTTACATAATATCCATGGTAAGATGGAACAGTAGCAATTAAAAATGCAAAAACTAAGGTTTTAATCATAGCATAGGTTATCAAAAATGGTTTAAATTCCATTTGCAAACCCTCTATATAATCTAGACCACTAAATAATCCAGATATGATACCTGCAACCCATCCTCCAAAAATACCCAATACCATTGCCAAAGAAATTAAAAAAGGGTAAAAGAAAACAGTGGCAATTACTTTTGGCAAAACCAAATGATTCAGAGAGTTAATTCCCATTACTTCAAGAGCGTCAATTTGCTCTGTAACTCTCATAGTTCCAATACTTGACGTAATATAAGACCCTACTTTTCCTGCCAAAATAATTGAACAAAAAGTTGGAGCAAACTCTAAAATTACCGATCGTTTTGCGGCAAAACCAATCAGAGATTTTGGTATAAAAGGACTTTCAACATTTAATGCTGTTTGCAAAGCAATAACACCTCCAATAAAAAAGGAAATAAACATGATAATTCCTAAAGATTTCAGCCCTAATTCTTCAATTTCTTTGAAAAGTGATTCGTAAAAAAAACGACGTCTTTGAGGTTTTTTAAAAACCTGAAAAAGCATCATGAAATATTTACCAACATGTTCTATGTAGTTCATAGATGTAATTTTATGCTAAAGTATTAAATTTAGATGAATAGAATGTAAAATTACTAAAATCAAACTATAAAATAATTACTTTTGAGCATTCAAAAAAAACTAATTCGAAATGAAAAAAATCATTTTTATTCTCTTTTTATCTTTCATTTTTTTAAATTTTACGGAAGAAAAAACAACTTCTGAAAAACCAAAATTAGTAATTGGAATTGTGGTAGATCAAATGCGTTATGACTATCTTACAAGATATTATCATCGCTTTGGAAATGATGGATTTAAACGTCTTTTAAATGAAGGTTTTTCAGTAGAAAATGCTCATTTTAATTATATCCCAACTTATACAGCTGTTGGTCACACATCCATTTATACAGGTACAACTCCAGATCATCATGGAATTATCGGGAATAATTGGTATGATAAATTTTTAAAAAAATCCATTTATTGCGTAGATGATTTTAACTACACTTCTGTAGGAACAGAGTCAGATTATGGGCAAAAATCACCTTACAGATTGGCCACAACAACTGTTACAGACCAATTATTATTGGCGCAAAATATGCGTGGAAAATCTATTGGAATTGCCTTAAAAGATAGATCTGCCATTTTGCCTGTTGGACACACTGCAACTGCTGCATATTGGTATGAAGGAAAAGACAAAGGTCATTTTATAACAAGTTCGTTTTATAGAAATGATTTGCCAACTTGGGTAACTGATTTTAACAAGTTGCAAAAAGCGGATTATTACACTTCAAAACTTTGGAATACATTGTATGACATTAAAACTTACACAAACAGCACTGCAGATAATTCAATTTTTGAAGGTGTTTTTACAGGAGAAAAATTACCTGTTTTTCCACACGACATTCCGAATTTGAAAAAAGAAAATGGAAATTTAAGCATCATTTCAGAAACTCCTTTTGGAAATTCATTGACTTTAGATTTCGCAAAAGCAGCCATCATTGGAGAAAATTTAGGAAGAGGAAAAGATACTGACTTTTTGGCTATTAGTTTTTCAAGTACAGATTATGTAGGCCATAAATATGGTGTTGATGCTGTTGAAACTGAAGACACTTATCTCAGATTAGACAGAGATTTAGCAGAATTATTTCGATTTTTAGATGAAAAAGTTGGAAAAGGAAAATATACCATTTTCTTAACTGCAGATCATGGTGCTATAAGAGTTCCTGCATATTTAGATTCTTTAAAAATTCCTGCAAAATATTTTAACACTCGAAAATTTAAAAACTTTTTAGATTCTGTTTCAACAAAACATTTTAAATCCACAGAATTGGTTGAGAATTTTTCCAATTATCAATTGTTTTTAGATAAAGAAAAAATAAGTACTCTTGGATTTAAATTGGACGAAGTTGCTGAAATATTTGCTGATGAATTGGTAAATTTTGAGACAATAAATAAAGCTGTAACTGCAAAAACTTTGCAAAAAACGAATTTTACAAAAGGAATTTTAAACGTTTTACAAAACGGATACAATCAAAAATTGTCTGGAGATGTACTGCTGATTCCCAATCCAGGAACAATTTCAGGAAAAAGAACAGGAACTACTCATGGTTCTGGTTTTTCTTATGACACGCACGTTCCCATTATTTTTTATGGAAATGGTATTAAAAAAGGAACTACAAAAAAGCGTTATGAAATTACAGATATCGCTCCAACAATCGCCAATTTATTAAAAATTGAGGCACCAAATTCGACTACAGGAAAAATTATTGAAGAAGTTTTTAAGTAAAAATTAAAATCTGAAATGTGAATTTTTTTGATGAATTTTAATCGCTTTTTTGGATAAAATAATTCCTATAATTAGTGAAACAAAAGCGCCAATTGCAATTCCAGGAATAAAATTAATGAACAAGAAAAAATCATAGGATCCATGAAAAAAGGTTGCAACTACCAATCCTGTAAAATTTAACAATTGTTTGTTTTTTGAAAACTTAGCTAATCCCATAAAATAGCCCATTAAAATTCCGAAAGTTGCGTGTGCAGGAACTGCTGTAAAAGCTCTAAGAATTCCTGTTGCAGCTCCATGTTCAAAAACATATAAAATGTTTTCTAAGGCTGCAAATCCCATAGAAACCATTACTGCATATACAATTCCGTCAAAAGGTTCATTGAATTCTGAGTTCTTTTGAGCATAATATTTTACAATAATATATTTCGAAAATTCTTCGACCAAACCAACAAGAAAAAAAGCATTTATAAATTGTTGATATATACTAGTTGTATCAGTCAATGGATAAATATGATTTGCAACTGCACTTAAAATCAATGTAATAACAACACTTACTATAGCGCCCATCAAGAAATTTTTGAATAAAAAACGAACAGGTTCTTTTTCAAATTTATCTTTGAAATAGATATACAGAATGATAATCATTGCTGGCGCAATTGCCAATAAAAGTAAACTCATTTTTTACATTTTTGGTAAAAAAATCTCAGCCATCATGCAACGTGCACTCCCCCCTCCACAAGTTTCAATGGTTTCTAAAGAACTAGAAATTATTTTGCAATGTTTGGTAATTTGTTGAATTTGGGTTGGAGTTAAACAATCGAAAGCTGCTTGACTCATCACTAAAAATCGTTCGTTATTTGTTCCTTTTACTTGCAACATATTCCCTGCAAAATGAGTGACTTGGTTTTCCGTAATTTCAATGATGTGTTTTCTGTCTTCTTTTAAATGTTTTACAACATTTTTTCGTTCTTGTTTATCATCAATGGTATCCAAACAAATCACTGCAAAAGTTTCTGCCAAACACATCATAACATTGGTATGATAAATTGGTTTTCTTTTTCCATCAACAGTTTGATATGCTGTAAAAATTACAGGAGTATATTCAAAATCTTCGCAAAACTCTATAAATAAATCCTCATCAGCTCTTGGTGATAAGGCACAATATGCTTTTTTATTTACACGGTCTAACAACAAACTTCCTGTACCTTCTAAAAATATTTCTTCTTCTTCAGCACTTGTATAATCTATTACATTTTCAATCAAAAAACCTTTTTCCTCTAAAATATCTAAAATATCTTCACGTCTTTCATGCCTTCTATTTTCAGCAAACATAGGATATAATGCTACTGTGCCATCTTCATGAAATGAAATCCAATTGTTAGGAAAAAGTGCATCAGGAGTGTCAAATTCATCTGTATCTGAGATGACAACAACTTCAATTCCATGACTTTTTAATTTGTCAACATAAGTATCAAATTCAAATTGAGCTTTTTTATTGATTTCAGCATTTTTTAAATCTAACGCTTCTTGATAATAATTATTAACGGCTGTTTGTTCGTTCATCCTAAAATTAATCGGACGAATCATTAAAATAGAATTAGTTGTTTGTTGCATATGAATTTTATGTACAACAAAATTATACTTTTTTAATGAAGTTTGTATATAACCAATTTAAAAAGCAATAAAATATTTTGTTTAACATTTTTTTATAATAGTTTAACAAAATGATAAGATTTTATTGTTTAATCAATTATTAGATTTGTTAAACAAACATAAACCTAAAACTAATATATTATGAAAAAAGTAACGAGTATTATTTTAGCATTATTTGCAGGAATCGTTTTTACATCTTGCAATGACGACAATGACACTGTAATGGAAACAAACACGATTGTTGATGTTGCAGTTAAAAACAATTTAACTAGTTTAGTAGCTGCTGTTCAAAGAGCAGGATTAGCATCAACTTTATCTGCCAATGGCTCTTTTACGGTTTTTGCCCCAACTAACGAAGCTTTTCAAGCGTTATTAGATTCAAATCAGAATTGGAATTCAATAAATGATATTCCAGTTGAAACTTTACAAGCAGTATTATTATTTCACGTTTTAGATGGGACTGTAAGATCTACAGATTTATCAGATACCTATGTAAATACTTTGTCAACAGGACCAAATGATGAGCCCTTGTCTTTGCAAGTTAAAGTTACAGGTGGTGTTGCTTTTAATGGTGATGCAACTCCAGTTAATGTTGATGTGAATGCATCAAATGGAATTGTTCATGTAATTAACAAAGTAATGTTACCTCCAAATATTGTAACATTAGCTTTAAACAATGGAGGATTTACAAGTTTAGTTGCTGCTTTAACTGATAGTAGACATACAACTGATTTCGTTTCAGTTTTATCAGGAAATGGTCCTTTTACAGTATTCGCTCCAACAAATGCTGCTTTTCAGGCATTATTAGATTCAAATCCAAATTGGAACTCATTAGCTGATGTGCCAATTGCAACGTTAGATGCAGTTTTAAAATACCACGTTGTTAATGGAGCAAATGTACAAGCTAATCAATTAACCAATGGAAGTGTTACAACTCTTGGTGGAAGCATCACAATAAATCTAACTGATGGGGCTCAAATTCAAACATCGAGTTCTCAAACTGTGAATATATTAGTAGGAGCTGCAACAAATGATGTACAAGGAACAAATGGAGTTATCCATGCAATTGACACAGTCTTGTTGCCATAATTACCATTCTTGTTTCAAGAGGAAAAAGCTGCATTAAATGCAGCTTTTTTTTATTCTCGAATTAAAGGTAATGTTGAGCATCTCAACAAACCTTCTTGTTTTGCAATTTCTGCATAAGGAACTTCTTCGACTATAAATCCATTTTTGCGTAACCAATTATTAAGTCTTGTAAAGTTTTTTTCGGAAATAATAACATCTTCAGAAATTGAAAAAACATTGCTATTCATGTCGTACATTTCATCCTTGGTTATTTCAAAAATGTGTTCCTTCCCAAAATAATTTACTAACCAATTATATTCTTCTTCAATCAAAAAGCCATTTTTATGTAAAATTGCTTTGTTTTTTCCAATAGGTTGAAAGCAACAATCTAAATGCAATGCATTTTCTTTTGGATCAGTATTATGTTTTCTTAATTCAAAAGACTTTACAATTTTGTTTGGGAATAATTGTTGTAATGCTAAGACTGCATGTTTATTTGTACGAGCTGTAATAAAGCTTGCATAATCATCACCTGTATAAGTTCCAACGAAAATATACTCATTCCATGGCATGACATCTCCACCTTCAATATGGCATTCTTTTGGAAGCTCAATAATATTTATAGGATTTATTTGATTGGTAACATGCTGAATTGCAATGTATTCTTTTTCTCTATCTGGCAAAATATTGGCTTTTATCAATTTATCTTCAATGACGAATGCAATATCTCTAGAAAAAATTTGATTGTAATTTTTGATGACTTTGGGTCTGTAAACGGCGATATCATATTTTTTAAAAACAGCAGCAACAGCTTCCATTTCTTCAATCATATCCTCCTCTTTTGGATAAGTCCCATTCAAAACATGTTCTCTACTTTTTGGGTCATAACAATCTTCTAGCTTAGGAATTGAGCCATTGCTGTTTGCAATGCCTAAAACCACCGCTTTTAATTGAGAAGTTTCGTTTGTTATATTGAGTTGTAACATGCTTTAGAGATAAAAAAAGCTCCATGAATCATGAAGCTTTCGGTCGTAAAAATAACAAAAGTTTTTATCTTTCTGATATAGATTTAAATGATCGCAAAGTTTCGCCAACGTAAATTTGACGTGGTCTTCCAATTGGTTCATTATTTAATCGCATTTCTCTCCACTGTGCAATCCAACCTGGCAAACGTCCTAAAGCAAACATTACTGTAAACATATCTGTTGGAATATCCATTGCTCTGTAAATAATTCCCGAATAGAAATCTACGTTTGGATATAATTTTCTTTCTACAAAATACGGATCATTTAAAGCTTCTTGCTCTAAACCTTTTGCAATAGCTAAAATTGGATCATTTACGCCTAAATCATTTAAAACATCATCAGCTGCTTTTTTAATAATTCTTGCTCTTGGATCAAAATTTTTATACACTCTGTGACCAAAACCCATCAATCTGAAAGGATCATCTTTGTCTTTTGCTTTCGCCATGTATTTTTTGGTATCACCATCATCCGCTTTAATAGCTTCCAACATTTCCAAAACTGCTTGATTTGCGCCTCCATGCAAAGGTCCCCAAAGTGCAGAAATTCCGGCTGATAAAGAAGCAAATAATCCAACATGAGATGAACCTGCAATTCTTACAGTTGATGTAGAACAATTTTGTTCATGATCTGCGTGTAAAATCAATAATTTGTCTAGCGCATCTTTAATAATTGGATTTACAACATAAGGTTCGTTTGGTTGCTCAAACATCATTTTCATAATATTTTCAACATAATCCAACGATTTTGAACCATAATTTAAAGGCAAACCTTGTTTTTTACGCATTGTCCACGCTACCAAAACTGGGAATTTTCCCATAATTTTACATATAGCTTTGTACATATCTTCTTCAGATTTTACATTTACCGAAGAAGGATTGAACGCAGTCAATGCACTTGTTAAAGAAGATAAAACTCCCATTGGATGGGCTGATTTTGGAAAAGCATCTACGATCTTTTTAACATCTTCATCAACTACAGATTGTACTTTGATATCGGCATAAAACTTTTCTAATTGTTCTTTAGTAGGTAAATCTCCAAAAATTAAAGCGTATGCAACTTCTAAAAAAGTAGCTTTTTCAGCCAACTCTTCTATGTCATAACCTCTGTAACGTAAAATTCCTTTTTCACCATCTAAAAACGTAATACTGCTCTCGCAAGAACCTGTATTTTTGTAACCAGAATCTAAAGTTATAACGCCATTAGTGGCTGTTCTTAAATTTTTTATATCGATAGCAACCTCATTCTCAGTTCCTTTCACTAATGGAAATTCGTACGAATTTTCTCCTATTACTAACTTTGCAGTATTTGACATATTCAATCTTATTTTTTTTGTTGAAGTGTTTTGCGAAGATACCAATAAATTAAGAATTTAAAAAGTTGAAAATGATAGATTTTTAGTACTTAAAAATAAATATTACTGATTTAACAATTCTTTAGTAAAAAGAAAATCCTCTTAGAAATTCTAAGAGGATTTAAGTAAAACGCATATAGTTTTGAAAAAATATTTAAAATCGAATTCCTATTCCTAATCCATAACCACTATGATAAATTATATCTCTAGGATTTTCATTGGAGATAAGTGGCTTTTTTAGTTTATAAGAATCATTATCCCAAAATATTTTAAAAATAACATTGTAATCATCATATTTTTCAATTGGAAATTCTAATCCAAATCTAATATTTCCATATCCTGATGAATTTTCAACTTTAGAATCTAATCCAAAACCCCTAGCTGTCATGATATAAAAGTTTGTAGAATCATAATTTTTGAAATAATATCGAACTAAACCACCTAATTTATAAGCAGTAATACTTCCTTGAGATTGATGTTGAAATCCTGTAATTAAACCAAAAGTTACTTTTTTAAAAATAGGATAATTGATAGTGTAAAACAACTCAAATGACAACCTACTTTTTAAAGTTTCTCCACCACCATTTTTAAAATGATAAGAAATATCATCTGGTAAAGAAATTCCGAAACTGAAAGTCTGAATTAATTCTGCTGGTAATTCATTGAATTTTTTATCATTTTTCGAAATTTCAGCACCAGTTCTTAATGCATCTTGAATACTTATTTGACTCCAAATTGTCAAAACTGAAAACGATAAAAAAAATGTTAGGATTAGATTCTTCATTTTAATTTTTAATCAAAACTAAAAATAGATTTGAATTTCTGTAAAAATATAAAAATCCTCTTAGAAATTCTAGGAGGATTGATTTATAAAACTTAAAACTATATTAAATTTTAAAAGCTTTTTCTTGTGGGTAATAAGCTACATCTTCCAACTCTTCTTCAATACGCAATAATTGATTGTATTTCGCCATTCTGTCAGAACGTGAAGCAGAACCAGTTTTAATTTGTCCACAGTTCAATGCTACTGCTAAATCAGCAATCGTGTTGTCTTCTGTTTCTCCAGATCTATGAGACATTACAGTAGTATAACCTGCATTTTTTGCCATGTTTACAGCTGCAATAGTTTCTGTTAAAGAACCTATTTGGTTTACTTTAATCAAAATTGAATTGGCGATTCCGTTTTCAATACCTCTTGATAAACGTGATACATTAGTAACGAATAAATCATCTCCGACTAATTGAACTTTGTCTCCAATTTTTTCAGTCAAATATTTCCAACCTTCCCAATCATTCTCATCCATTCCATCTTCAATAGAAATAATTGGATATTTACTTACTAATTCTGCTAAATAATCTGCTTGTTCTTTACTAGTTCTCACATTTCCAGTTTCTCCTTCAAATTTTGTGTAGTCGTATTTTCCATCTACATAAAATTCTGCTGAGGCACAATCCAACGCTATTTTCACTTCTTCTCCATAAACATATCCAGCATTTTTAACAGCCAATGCAATAGTCTCTAAAGCATCTTCTGTTCCACCAGCTAAATTTGGTGCAAAACCTCCTTCATCACCAACAGCTGTTGACAAATTACGGTCATGCAACACTTTTTTCAAATTATGAAAAATCTCAGATCCCATTTGCATGGCATGTGAAAAAGATGTTGCTTTTACTGGCATAATCATAAATTCTTGAAACGCAATTGGCGCATCAGAATGCGAACCACCATTGATAATATTCATCATTGGAACAGGCAATGTATTTGCAGAAACACCTCCAACATATCTGTATAATGGCATTCCTAATTCAGCTGCAGCAGCTTTTGCAACTGCTAATGAAACACCTAAAATAGCATTTGCTCCTAATTTTGATTTATTTGGGGTACCATCTAAATCAATCATGATTTTGTCAATCAAGTTTTGTTCAAAAACCGAAGTTCCTAACAATTCTTCTGCTAAAATTTCATTCACATTTTTCACGGCATTCAACACACCTTTTCCCATATAGGCTTTTCCACCATCTCTCAATTCTACAGCTTCGTGCTCACCTGTTGAAGCTCCTGAAGGAACTGCAGCTCTCCCTAAAATACCGTTTTCGGTAGTTACATCTACTTCTACTGTTGGATTTCCTCTTGAATCAAAAATTTGACGTGCGTGAATGTTTATTATAATACTCATGGATTTTAAAATTTATAAACTTAGTTTCGGTAAGTTTTGGTTATTATTTAATGACCGCTAATTTACAAAATATTGAACGCATTTTATAAATTGAATTTGAATAATTACGAAAACGATTCCTATAGACTATTCCTATCAAACAAAAAAATCTACTCAGAAAACTAAGTAGATATTATAATGGGGATTGAGTAAATTTTTATGAAACCAACTCTTTCGTTTTTTTAATTGTATCTATGAATTGGTCAAAAAGATATTCAGCATCATGAGGACCTGGACTTGCCTCTGGATGATATTGCACAGAAAATGTATTTTTATTTTTGATACGAATACCTGCAACTGTATGATCATTTAAATGAACATGTGTAATTTCGATATTTTCATTCGCTTCTGTTTCTTCTTTATTAATAGCAAATCCGTGATTTTGAGAGGTGATTTCTCCTTTGCCTGTCAATAAATTTTTTATAGGATGATTGATTCCTCTATGGCCATTATGCATTTTATAGGTAGAAATTCCTTGTGATAGTGCAATTACTTGATGTCCTAAGCAGATACCAAATAAAGGCAAATCTTTCTCGATAATTTCTGCAGCTAATTTTTGAGCGTTTACTAAAGGCTCAGGATCTCCAGGACCATTTGAAATAAAATAACCATCAGGATTGAAAGAAGCTAAATCTTGGAAAGTAGCATTGTATGGAAACACTTTTATATAAGCTCCTCTTTTAGCTAGGTTTCTTAAAATGTTCTTTTTGATACCTATATCCAATGCTGAAATCTTAATATCAGCATTTTCATCACCAAAATAATACGGTTCTTTTGTGGAAACTTTAGAGGCCAACTCTAAACCCTGCATACTTGGAACGTTTGCTAATTGATTTTTTAAACCTTGTATATCGTCAATATTAGTAGAAATGATGGCATTCATTGCGCCATTATCTCTAATGTAAGAAACCAAAGCTCTTGTATCAACAT encodes:
- the carA gene encoding glutamine-hydrolyzing carbamoyl-phosphate synthase small subunit; the protein is MKYQTRKKALILLADGTIFYGKSVGIEGTATGEICFNTGMTGYQEIFTDPSYFGQLMVTTNAHIGNYGVNDLEVESEGIKIAGLICRNFSFVHSRVDSDGNLLDWFKKHNLVAISDVDTRALVSYIRDNGAMNAIISTNIDDIQGLKNQLANVPSMQGLELASKVSTKEPYYFGDENADIKISALDIGIKKNILRNLAKRGAYIKVFPYNATFQDLASFNPDGYFISNGPGDPEPLVNAQKLAAEIIEKDLPLFGICLGHQVIALSQGISTYKMHNGHRGINHPIKNLLTGKGEITSQNHGFAINKEETEANENIEITHVHLNDHTVAGIRIKNKNTFSVQYHPEASPGPHDAEYLFDQFIDTIKKTKELVS
- the eno gene encoding phosphopyruvate hydratase, whose translation is MSIIINIHARQIFDSRGNPTVEVDVTTENGILGRAAVPSGASTGEHEAVELRDGGKAYMGKGVLNAVKNVNEILAEELLGTSVFEQNLIDKIMIDLDGTPNKSKLGANAILGVSLAVAKAAAAELGMPLYRYVGGVSANTLPVPMMNIINGGSHSDAPIAFQEFMIMPVKATSFSHAMQMGSEIFHNLKKVLHDRNLSTAVGDEGGFAPNLAGGTEDALETIALAVKNAGYVYGEEVKIALDCASAEFYVDGKYDYTKFEGETGNVRTSKEQADYLAELVSKYPIISIEDGMDENDWEGWKYLTEKIGDKVQLVGDDLFVTNVSRLSRGIENGIANSILIKVNQIGSLTETIAAVNMAKNAGYTTVMSHRSGETEDNTIADLAVALNCGQIKTGSASRSDRMAKYNQLLRIEEELEDVAYYPQEKAFKI